A window of Castanea sativa cultivar Marrone di Chiusa Pesio chromosome 8, ASM4071231v1 genomic DNA:
CTACTAcctcttccttctctttctccGTACGCCATTCTATTTTCACTTTACatttctttcctcttcttcttcttcttcttggaggAATCTCTAATTGTTATCCATCACAATTTTGTTTTCTAGGTGAGAAATCttccaccttttttttatttttttacttctaCTGTTAATCTTCATTGTTACTGGATGTGTTTGATTTGATTCTTGCTGCACTTGTTTCAATTGTTAACAACTCTTCTATGTACTTATGTTCTGTTCTCTTAGCATTATATCTTTTTATGTCCATTGAATTTGCATATAGTGTATTtcggtttcttcataatcattttttttttcattcatgcCAGAAAAGCTGGGACCAaaatcatcttctttttttaaagttactTGTGAAAATTATTCACTCCCTCTTGGTTGGATTAGGAAGCTGGAGGGTTGGTGGTGCTTTTCAATTTGATCATGGGAATTTTTACTTACTTATATCTACAGCTCTTTTTTTGATTAATATACTCACACCATAACAAAATACTTTTATGTTATATAATAATACTAGGTGATTGCATTTCCTATTTCTAAGACTGCCTTTTACTTGCCAtttcattttatctttttctaaaaataaaaaaaaaattattcatcatgATGATGGAAATGGTagaatttttcatttataaattttctAGTTTAGCTGGATAAGCCTTTAATTTCGTCAAAGTTGAGCCTTTCAATTTTGTGAAAGAAGTCGTTGTGTTGAAATAATGACAGTTGGCTCCTTGAGGTAGTCTCTGCAAGGATTTTTTGGCTTTGTGCTTCTGATTGCATTCAGTTGTGACCTGTGAAAGATGAATATTGCTTCTGATCTTGTtgctttcttcttattattgttattctcaatattttttacCCTTTTGGAAGATATTTGTTATTAACCATATACATATTCAACCAAATCATTGCATTCGTTTTCCTTCATCTGTTTGCATTTTATTAAACCTTCTCCATcactttctttttaaaagatAGATTTCATTCCGGAAGtttttagaataaattttttctgAGTAAGATGCTTCTCCTATTGAAGTCCATTCCTTTATGACTTGTAGAATATATATGGGCTAAGTTGAGTATTTCATGGGAGGTATAGGCGACAATGAACCCCCGTTGAAACGTCCAAAAGTTCCCTTGGGAGATTCAAATAGCTTCTCAGGAGACTCATTTCTTACACAGTCTGTCGCTTGCTCTTTGGGAGATATGATGGCTAGGCCTCTACCCTCCCAAGGGGATGAAGAAACGTTTTTTTCAAAAGGAGTCATCAAAAGATCCGAATTCATCAAAATTATAACTAGAGCATTATATTCGCTTGGATATGATAAGAGTGGGGCCCTTTTAGAGGAAGAATCAGGAATACCATTGCGCGCTTCAGTGGTTAATTTGCTTATGCAGCAAGTGAGGGATGGAAAATGGAATGAATCTGTGGCCACACTGCATACAATTGGGGGTTTAGATGAAACAACTGTAAAATCAGCATCTTTCCTGATGTTGGAGCAGAAGTTCCTTGAACTTGTGAGAATTGATGAAGTGACTGATGCTTTAGATACTCTTAGGAATGAAATTGTCCCTCTTTGTGTCAATGTGAGCCGAGTTCATGAGCTTACTGCCTGCATTGTCTCTCCTTCATGGAGTGCAATTCTTGGGCTTTCCAGCCATGATACTGATGTTGCAAGGTCACGGTCAAAGATTTTGGAGAAACTACAGAAGCTACTCCCTGCGGCAGTCATGATACCTGAAAAAAGGTTAGAACATCTAGTTGAGCAAGCTCTTGATGTGCAACGAGATGCTTGTGTGTTTCACAACACCCTGGATGGTGATTTGTCTTTGTATTTGGATCATCATTGTGGGAGAAGGCAGATTCCTTCTCAAACGTTACAGGTTAGAGTGCCATTGAATATGTGGATCTTTGCTTCTTTGAGTGTATGTGTGTATTTTTTACTCCCTTGGATGTTTCATTGGCCAACAAACAATATAACTCTTACGCATTATTTGTTGAGCATATTAAAGATAATGCAGTTGTTGATTTGTTGAGATGGTTTATTTATCAAAAGTGGCAGGACACATGAATGAAGAATGaacttttgatttgttttccCCAACTATATCATGTGGCATCTCTAGAATAAAAACTGTTCTTTCCTGTATTCAGAATTGctggcattttttaatttttaaaatgttagtATGTTGGTTGGAGAAGGGTAGCTTTTTAATGACTTCTGTGTTGCATTAGTGTGGAGCTAACTGCTATTACTGTAGTTTTTCATGTCTGACAAAATGTCATGACAGAGGAGCCTATAACATCCACTGAGGCATGTTGGGATTTTGACACCACCTTAGCCCAGCAACGTGGCATGAGATATTGGAAAATGAAGTTTTAGTTGACTTTGTCGGCATCGTTACTTCtataatcttcttcttcttcttcttcttcttcttcttcttatttatttattttttttttttaaattttttatgagagtaaataatgtaatgattttgaattttagtaGTGAAGGTCCATTGGTTTTCATTTTAAGTGCCCAAATATTTTTGAAGTAACTGGAACATGTTTGGGAGTCAGATGAAATTACACAAGTATAATTTATTgctattttgcaaatttttgtctaaaaaattgaataatttgatattatttagtAAGCAATGacattctttatttcttttttcttttttaatgaaaccttAAATGTCAGCCGCAGTCTCTCAAGAAGGTTGCTGTAAATAAAGGTCCTTAGTTTTTTTGAGAGACCTTCAACATACTTACAGCAACCTGTTTGAGACTGAATGTCCTTCGTTTTTAGTTGTGCTCATATTTGGAATACTGAATACTGAACATCCTtgattttaattgttttcaaattttcttcagCATACTAATATAATTATCATTTTCTGTTTTGGATACTGTTATCTTGATAAAATCATATTATCCCCTTATCTTGCATGTTTGTGTCAATTTTAATTTCCTTTGTTAGGTTGTTAATCATAATCCCATTGTAAATCATCACTACCTGGGCATTGCCATTGCAGCCATCATCACTGTGATTGTTACACTTATCAGTATCGACTTATATTACTTGTTGAATTTAAGCTGCCTATGCAATCTATTTGTGATTTTGTCTTGTGTACCTGAAATGGACTGCAAATTTGCTGTTATGAGTTCTTCACCAATTACTTGGGTGagtcaatttgaaaattttacttgtTGAATTTAACAGGTACTGCAAGCACATACGGATGAAGTTTGGTTTTTGGAATTTTCACATAATGGGAAATATCTTGCGTCATCATCAAAAGATCAATCAGCAATTATATGGGAGGTAACTTTatgattttcttaataaatattGGCTTTTAACCATTGCCACAGAAtaaaataacctttttttataattaaataactaaacCGGTCAATCTCTCAggctctctctccctctctaatTTGTTGTTAGTTGCATCAAGTATCAGCATTCAGGCCTATCTCTTTGAATTGGTTAGGGATGATCTTACTAGATTGGTTCACGATTAAGTCCTTTGCTATATGctttttgcaaatgataaaattttagtgGATGAAACTATACCTAGAATTAATGTCAAGTTAGAAATTTGGAGATGTCTTTTAGCTAAGTAGGACTAAAACAAAGTACATGGAATGTAAGTTTAATAAAAGTAGAAACAAAGATGAAGTGATTGTAAGACTTGATGATCAAGAGATACTAAAGAGTATGTGCTTTTGATATATTAGATCAATCGTTCATAAAGATGGAGAGATTATGATGAATTATAGGTTAAGAGCATGGTAGATGAATGGAAAAGCACGTTAGGAGTATTGTATGATTGTAAAATATaccaattaatttaaaaataaaattttagaagacTGACGACCAATTCTGCTTTAT
This region includes:
- the LOC142607921 gene encoding WD repeat-containing protein 26 homolog isoform X1, yielding MGGIGDNEPPLKRPKVPLGDSNSFSGDSFLTQSVACSLGDMMARPLPSQGDEETFFSKGVIKRSEFIKIITRALYSLGYDKSGALLEEESGIPLRASVVNLLMQQVRDGKWNESVATLHTIGGLDETTVKSASFLMLEQKFLELVRIDEVTDALDTLRNEIVPLCVNVSRVHELTACIVSPSWSAILGLSSHDTDVARSRSKILEKLQKLLPAAVMIPEKRLEHLVEQALDVQRDACVFHNTLDGDLSLYLDHHCGRRQIPSQTLQVLQAHTDEVWFLEFSHNGKYLASSSKDQSAIIWEVKEDGRVSLKHVLTGHQKPVLMVSWGPGDHQLLTCGLEEVIRRWDVATGECLHIYEKNGVALVSCGWFPDGRGIFSGMTDKSICLWDLDGRELECWKGQHTLRISDMAVTDDGKRIISICREKAILLLDREAKFNRLIEEEEVITSFSLSKDNRLLLVNLTNQEIHLWSIEGDLKVVAKYKGHKRARFVIRSCFGGFEQAFVASGSEDSQVYIWLRGSGELLLALPGHSGAVNCVSWNPTNLHMLASASDDCTIRIWGLDQLSLRDRISQSNDTTHYSNGRT